A part of Amycolatopsis lurida genomic DNA contains:
- a CDS encoding response regulator transcription factor has product MIRVVLADDEAMIRAGVSAILAADAGIEVVAEAEDGRAAVEQARATRPDVVLLDIRMPVMDGLKAAEEIRRLLPEVGVIMLTTFGEDAYIERALGLGASGFLLKSGDPRELLGGIHAVAGGAAFLSPKVAQRVIARFSGNQVSRAEEAKALIGKLTPREQEVLALLGSGLSNADIAAKLFVVEGTVKAYVSTILNRLGARNRVQAAITAYEAGLVGGGSEASSR; this is encoded by the coding sequence ATGATCCGGGTGGTGCTGGCCGATGACGAGGCGATGATCCGCGCCGGCGTGTCGGCGATCCTGGCCGCGGACGCCGGGATCGAGGTGGTCGCGGAGGCCGAGGACGGCCGTGCCGCCGTCGAGCAGGCCCGCGCGACCAGGCCGGACGTCGTGCTCCTCGACATCCGGATGCCGGTCATGGACGGGCTCAAGGCGGCCGAGGAGATCCGAAGGTTGCTGCCCGAGGTGGGCGTGATCATGCTGACCACGTTCGGCGAGGACGCCTACATCGAACGCGCGCTCGGCCTCGGCGCGAGCGGTTTCCTGCTGAAATCCGGCGACCCCCGTGAACTGCTCGGCGGGATCCACGCGGTCGCGGGTGGCGCGGCGTTCCTTTCGCCGAAGGTCGCGCAGCGCGTCATCGCCCGCTTCTCCGGCAATCAGGTCTCTCGCGCCGAAGAGGCGAAGGCACTGATCGGCAAACTGACCCCGCGTGAGCAGGAAGTGCTGGCGTTGCTCGGTTCCGGACTGTCCAATGCGGACATCGCCGCGAAACTGTTCGTGGTCGAGGGAACGGTGAAGGCCTACGTCAGCACCATCCTCAACCGGCTCGGCGCGCGGAACCGGGTGCAGGCCGCGATCACCGCGTACGAGGCGGGGCTGGTCGGCGGGGGATCGGAGGCGTCCAGCCGCTGA
- a CDS encoding histidine kinase, protein MRRGRRLVMDIALWLGLCGWVVIDAGSSTKHWELLFGLTATTAAIAVSRRYPLVSLAIAMFAAFVVMGSFGGRVPIWEGFVLVAVGYLAGYRRPVAKPMLRVFAVVSVIAVPVALVWSKDGFASWGALLGVLVFAGVTPWLLGRYIRQREDMARDGWRRAEEMESRQRLIADRARLRERTRIASDMHDSLGHELSLIAVRAAALEVAGGLDEQQRQAAGELRQSAATATERLREIIGVLREDDAPTEPVHESIDELLDRTRASGVLIESSVDAPLDGEPQMVDRAAYRVVQESVTNVVKHAPGAAVTVRVTRSAGRTDVVVTNTAPPAGPLPGRASGKRGLIGLRERVRLVGGTLRAGPHDGGFEVSATLPHDAAPSEESPESQAAMDAEVGQSTSARELERARRDVRRSLIQAIVVPIGLFGLVVGISGAVFLVQWYRSELPGGDYDRIRIGQTRAEVASLLPDGQRIARPRAVEPPVPDGATCEYYGTERSVFNLNYEAYRLCFAEGRLVAKHVISEDEQRGDPDDPGGAGR, encoded by the coding sequence GTGCGGCGCGGGCGACGGCTGGTCATGGACATCGCGCTGTGGCTCGGGCTCTGCGGCTGGGTGGTCATCGACGCCGGATCCAGCACGAAACACTGGGAACTGCTCTTCGGGCTCACCGCGACCACGGCCGCGATCGCGGTGTCGCGCCGGTACCCGCTCGTCTCCCTCGCCATCGCGATGTTCGCCGCTTTCGTCGTCATGGGCAGCTTCGGCGGCCGGGTGCCGATCTGGGAAGGGTTCGTCCTCGTCGCGGTGGGTTACCTCGCCGGCTACCGGCGGCCGGTCGCGAAGCCGATGCTTCGCGTGTTCGCCGTCGTTTCCGTGATCGCGGTCCCCGTGGCGCTCGTGTGGAGCAAGGACGGGTTCGCGTCCTGGGGCGCGCTGCTCGGCGTCCTGGTCTTCGCGGGCGTGACGCCCTGGCTGCTGGGCAGGTACATCCGGCAGCGCGAGGACATGGCGCGCGACGGCTGGCGGCGCGCCGAAGAGATGGAGAGCCGTCAGCGGCTCATCGCCGACCGCGCGCGCCTGCGCGAGCGCACCCGGATCGCCAGCGACATGCACGATTCGCTGGGCCACGAGCTGAGCCTCATCGCGGTACGCGCGGCGGCGCTGGAGGTCGCGGGTGGCCTCGACGAGCAGCAGCGGCAGGCCGCGGGTGAGCTGCGGCAAAGCGCCGCGACGGCGACCGAGCGGCTGCGCGAGATCATCGGGGTCCTGCGCGAGGACGACGCGCCGACCGAGCCGGTGCACGAAAGCATCGACGAACTGCTCGACCGCACCAGGGCGTCGGGCGTGCTGATCGAGTCCTCTGTGGACGCACCGCTCGACGGCGAACCGCAGATGGTCGACCGCGCCGCGTATCGCGTGGTCCAGGAATCGGTCACGAACGTGGTGAAACACGCGCCGGGGGCGGCCGTCACCGTCCGGGTGACGCGGTCGGCGGGACGGACGGACGTCGTGGTCACCAACACCGCGCCGCCCGCGGGGCCGTTGCCTGGCCGGGCTTCGGGCAAGCGCGGGCTGATCGGCCTGCGCGAGCGGGTCCGGCTGGTCGGCGGAACCCTGCGGGCGGGCCCGCACGACGGCGGATTCGAGGTCAGCGCGACCTTGCCGCACGACGCGGCACCGTCGGAGGAATCGCCCGAGAGCCAGGCGGCGATGGACGCCGAGGTGGGGCAGTCGACGTCGGCCAGGGAACTCGAGCGTGCGCGCCGGGACGTGCGGCGCAGCCTGATCCAGGCGATCGTCGTGCCGATCGGGCTGTTCGGCCTGGTGGTCGGGATCAGCGGTGCGGTGTTCCTCGTCCAGTGGTACCGCTCCGAACTCCCCGGCGGCGACTACGACCGCATCCGGATCGGCCAGACGCGGGCGGAGGTCGCGTCCCTCCTGCCCGACGGCCAGCGGATCGCGCGGCCGCGCGCGGTGGAACCGCCGGTACCCGACGGAGCGACCTGCGAGTACTACGGCACCGAGCGCAGCGTGTTCAACTTGAACTACGAGGCCTACCGGCTGTGCTTCGCCGAGGGGAGACTCGTGGCGAAGCACGTGATCAGTGAAGACGAGCAAAGGGGGGACCCGGATGATCCGGGTGGTGCTGGCCGATGA
- the hutI gene encoding imidazolonepropionase, which yields MAVLITGIGELTTNDAELGKLRDAAVVVEGETIAWVGAAADAPDADERVDVEGRAVLPGWVDSHTHLVFAGDRTAEFEARMAGKAYSAGGIAVTVDATRSASDEQLAANLRRHVDEAARQGTTCLETKTGYGLNVEDEARSARIAAEVADEVTFLGAHLVPPGADAESYVDLVCGDMLDAVAPLVRWADVFCETGAFDEAQSGRVLKAARERGLGLRVHGNQLGEGPGVRLAVELGAASVDHCTYLSEADVEALAASDTVATLLPACDLSTRQPLAPARRLLDAGATVALASNANPGSSYTTSMAFCVTTAVLQMRMTIDEAVWAATAGGARALRRDDVGFVRPGARADLHVLEAPSTTHLAYRPGVPLTAAVWRRGRRLTSGFAAKW from the coding sequence GTGGCAGTCCTGATCACGGGAATCGGCGAGCTCACCACGAACGACGCCGAACTGGGCAAGCTGCGCGACGCGGCCGTCGTCGTCGAGGGCGAAACGATCGCCTGGGTCGGCGCGGCCGCGGACGCGCCCGACGCGGATGAGCGTGTCGACGTCGAGGGCCGTGCGGTGCTGCCCGGCTGGGTGGACAGTCACACGCACCTGGTCTTCGCCGGGGACCGGACGGCGGAGTTCGAAGCGCGGATGGCGGGGAAGGCGTACAGCGCCGGGGGGATCGCGGTCACCGTCGACGCGACGAGGTCGGCCTCCGACGAGCAGTTGGCGGCGAACCTGCGGCGTCACGTCGACGAAGCGGCGAGGCAGGGCACGACCTGCCTGGAAACGAAGACCGGATACGGGCTCAACGTCGAAGACGAGGCGCGCTCAGCGCGGATCGCCGCCGAGGTGGCCGACGAGGTCACGTTCCTCGGTGCGCATCTGGTGCCGCCGGGCGCGGACGCGGAGTCCTATGTGGACTTGGTATGCGGTGACATGCTCGATGCCGTCGCGCCGCTCGTGCGGTGGGCGGACGTGTTCTGCGAGACCGGCGCGTTCGACGAGGCGCAGTCCGGGCGGGTGCTGAAGGCGGCGCGGGAGCGCGGGCTCGGGCTGCGGGTGCACGGGAACCAGCTGGGGGAGGGGCCGGGTGTGCGGCTCGCCGTCGAGCTGGGGGCGGCGAGTGTCGACCACTGCACGTACCTGAGCGAAGCGGACGTCGAGGCTCTCGCGGCTTCGGACACCGTCGCGACCTTGCTGCCGGCGTGCGACCTGTCGACCCGCCAGCCGCTGGCGCCGGCGCGGCGGCTCCTGGACGCGGGGGCGACGGTCGCGCTGGCCAGTAACGCGAACCCGGGCAGCTCGTACACGACGTCGATGGCGTTCTGCGTCACGACCGCGGTGCTGCAGATGCGGATGACGATCGACGAGGCGGTGTGGGCGGCGACGGCGGGCGGGGCTCGCGCGTTGCGGCGTGACGATGTGGGCTTCGTGCGGCCTGGGGCGCGCGCTGACCTTCACGTGCTGGAGGCGCCTTCGACGACGCACCTCGCGTACCGGCCGGGGGTGCCGCTGACGGCCGCTGTGTGGCGGCGCGGGAGGCGGCTGACCAGCGGTTTCGCCGCAAAGTGGTAG
- a CDS encoding formimidoylglutamate deiminase encodes MTTYWCERAWLPDGIADAVRIDIGGGKITSVMANAPREGIVLNGLTLPGFANGHSHAFHRALRGRTHHDRGTFWTWRERMYSLASRLDPDSYYRLARGVYAEMVLAGYTSVGEFHYLHHAPGGKPYAEPNAMGEALRQAAKDAGIRLTLLDTCYLAGGIGIEPDEVQRRFSDGTATKWAQRAGELREDETFRVGGAIHSVRAVPEDELSEVDHGTPENRPLHIHLSEQRAENEQCMAAYHWTPTGLLWDNGVLTERLTAVHATHLTPGDIKWLGEAESRACFCPTTERDLGDGIGPARTLLDAGVRLSLGSDSNAVVDAFEETRALELNERLASEKRGRFTAEELLAAATDHGAVGWDEVGRLAPGAGADLVTVGLSSVRTAGIEPSGVVFAASGADVRDVVVAGREIVRDGVHQLIDRPETVLAKEIEALWQS; translated from the coding sequence ATGACGACATATTGGTGCGAACGTGCCTGGCTGCCGGACGGGATCGCCGATGCCGTCCGGATCGACATCGGCGGCGGCAAGATCACTTCGGTGATGGCGAACGCGCCTCGCGAAGGCATTGTCCTCAATGGACTCACCTTGCCGGGGTTCGCCAACGGGCACTCGCACGCGTTCCACCGTGCGCTGCGTGGCCGCACGCATCACGATCGCGGAACCTTCTGGACGTGGCGCGAGCGGATGTACTCGCTCGCGTCCCGGCTGGATCCGGATTCGTACTATCGCCTGGCGCGTGGGGTTTACGCGGAGATGGTGCTGGCCGGCTACACGAGCGTCGGCGAGTTCCACTATCTGCACCACGCGCCGGGCGGAAAGCCCTACGCCGAACCGAACGCGATGGGCGAGGCGCTGCGTCAAGCGGCCAAAGACGCCGGGATCCGGCTGACGTTGCTCGACACGTGCTATCTCGCGGGTGGGATCGGCATCGAACCCGACGAAGTCCAGCGGCGGTTCTCCGATGGGACGGCCACGAAGTGGGCGCAACGAGCAGGCGAACTGCGGGAGGACGAGACGTTCCGGGTGGGTGGCGCGATCCATTCCGTGCGCGCCGTTCCCGAGGACGAATTGTCCGAAGTGGACCACGGGACGCCCGAGAATCGGCCGCTGCACATCCATCTTTCCGAGCAGCGGGCCGAGAACGAACAGTGCATGGCGGCTTATCACTGGACTCCGACCGGCCTGCTCTGGGACAACGGAGTGCTCACCGAGCGGCTCACCGCGGTGCACGCGACGCACCTGACCCCGGGTGACATCAAATGGCTCGGCGAGGCGGAGAGCCGCGCCTGCTTCTGCCCGACGACCGAACGGGATCTCGGTGACGGGATCGGCCCCGCGCGGACGCTGCTGGACGCGGGAGTGCGATTGTCGCTCGGCAGCGACAGCAACGCGGTCGTCGACGCGTTCGAGGAGACCAGGGCGCTGGAACTGAACGAGCGGCTCGCCAGCGAGAAACGCGGCCGGTTCACCGCGGAGGAACTGCTCGCGGCGGCGACGGATCACGGCGCGGTCGGTTGGGACGAGGTCGGCAGGCTGGCTCCGGGCGCGGGCGCGGATCTGGTGACGGTCGGCCTGAGTTCGGTGCGGACCGCGGGGATCGAGCCGTCCGGGGTGGTCTTCGCCGCTTCCGGAGCGGACGTCCGGGACGTCGTCGTCGCCGGGCGGGAGATCGTCCGCGATGGCGTGCATCAGCTGATCGACCGGCCGGAAACGGTCTTGGCCAAGGAGATCGAGGCATTGTGGCAGTCCTGA
- a CDS encoding allantoate amidohydrolase: MTASSLLEEISDVGRDPKRGGYSRHAFDAAETELREWFVERAGRLGLGVETDRNGNVWAWWGTPGPDAVVTGSHLDSVPGGGAFDGPLGVASALDAVEILQAKGFRPAKPFAVVVFAEEEGGRFGVPCLGSRLLTGTIDADKARGLRDPDGVTFAEAAAKSGLDPERVGRDAERLGLIGRFLELHVEQGRGLIDLGSPVAVGNTVIAHGRWRFSFQGQGNHAGATLIGDRRDPMIPAAETVLAVRKLAKATTEARATVGRLVPTPGGTNVIASTVDLWLDARVPGTDTPELVAEIAKLAEEAAAQEGCRVEVSRESYSDDVIFDDALRRDLGTWLGGPPELPTGAGHDAAILAGFVPAGMLYVRNPTGISHSPEEFSEAADVDHGARALAEVLEKLST, from the coding sequence GTGACCGCGTCCTCGCTGCTGGAGGAGATCTCGGACGTCGGCCGCGACCCGAAGCGCGGCGGCTACTCCCGCCACGCCTTCGACGCGGCCGAAACCGAACTGCGCGAGTGGTTCGTCGAACGCGCCGGGCGGCTGGGGCTGGGCGTCGAGACCGACCGCAACGGCAACGTCTGGGCCTGGTGGGGCACCCCGGGCCCGGACGCGGTCGTCACCGGGAGCCACCTCGACTCGGTGCCGGGCGGCGGCGCCTTCGACGGCCCGCTCGGTGTCGCGAGCGCGCTCGACGCGGTGGAGATCTTGCAGGCCAAGGGATTCCGCCCGGCGAAGCCGTTCGCCGTCGTGGTCTTCGCCGAGGAAGAGGGCGGCCGATTCGGTGTGCCGTGCCTCGGCTCCCGGCTGCTGACCGGGACCATCGACGCGGACAAGGCACGAGGCCTGCGAGACCCGGACGGCGTCACGTTCGCCGAGGCGGCGGCGAAATCCGGCCTCGATCCCGAGCGGGTCGGCCGGGACGCCGAGCGGCTCGGATTGATCGGGCGGTTCCTGGAACTGCACGTCGAGCAGGGGCGCGGGCTGATCGATCTCGGTTCGCCGGTCGCCGTCGGCAACACGGTGATCGCGCACGGCCGATGGCGATTCTCCTTCCAAGGACAGGGAAATCATGCCGGCGCCACGCTGATCGGCGACCGCCGTGATCCGATGATCCCGGCGGCCGAGACCGTGCTCGCCGTGCGGAAGCTGGCCAAGGCGACCACCGAGGCGAGGGCGACCGTCGGCAGGCTCGTACCGACCCCCGGCGGGACCAACGTCATCGCGTCCACTGTGGACCTTTGGCTGGACGCGCGGGTGCCGGGTACGGATACGCCCGAGCTGGTCGCCGAGATCGCGAAGCTGGCCGAAGAGGCGGCCGCGCAGGAAGGGTGCCGTGTCGAGGTCAGCAGGGAGTCGTACTCCGACGACGTGATCTTCGACGACGCGCTGCGCCGTGACCTGGGCACCTGGCTGGGCGGGCCGCCGGAACTGCCGACCGGTGCCGGGCACGACGCCGCGATCCTCGCCGGGTTCGTCCCGGCCGGGATGCTCTACGTACGCAATCCCACCGGCATCAGCCATTCGCCGGAGGAGTTCTCCGAGGCGGCGGACGTCGACCACGGTGCCCGCGCGCTCGCGGAGGTTCTGGAGAAACTGTCGACATGA
- the hutU gene encoding urocanate hydratase, with amino-acid sequence MTRTVRAARGTTLTAKNWQTEAALRMFHNNLDPEVAERPEDLVVYGGTGKAARNWASFDAITRELTGLEQDETLLVQSGKPVGVFRTHEWAPRVLIANSNLVGDWATWPEFRRLEAQGLTMYGQMTAGSWIYIGTQGILQGTYETFAAVAKKRFGGSLKGTLTVTAGLGGMGGAQPLAVTMNDGVALVIECDPQRAHRRVETRYLDEVADDLDDAIRRVEAAKKEKRALSVGVVGNAAEVLPELLRRGVEVDIVTDQTSAHDPLSYLPKGIGVDEWQDYADKKPDEFTERARESMAEHVEAMLGFLDKGAEVFDYGNSLRGEAKLGGCERAFDFPGFVPAYIRPLFCEGNGPFRWAALSGDPEDIAATDRAMLELFPENESLARWIRLAGERVAFQGLPSRICWLGYGERHLAGLRFNEMVASGELKAPVVIGRDHLDSGSVASPYRETEGMADGSDAIADWPLLNALVNTSSGASWVSIHHGGGVGMGRSIHAGQVSVADGTLLAAQKLERVLTNDPGMGVIRHVDAGYDRAAEVADERGVRVPMRDAE; translated from the coding sequence ATGACCCGCACGGTCCGTGCCGCCCGAGGCACCACGCTCACCGCGAAGAACTGGCAGACCGAAGCCGCGCTGCGGATGTTCCACAACAACCTCGACCCCGAGGTCGCCGAGCGCCCGGAGGACCTGGTCGTCTACGGCGGCACCGGCAAGGCCGCCCGCAACTGGGCCAGCTTCGACGCGATCACCCGCGAGCTGACCGGCTTGGAGCAGGACGAGACGCTGCTCGTCCAGTCGGGCAAGCCGGTCGGTGTGTTCCGCACGCACGAATGGGCGCCGCGCGTGCTCATCGCGAACTCCAACCTCGTCGGCGACTGGGCGACGTGGCCCGAATTCCGCCGTCTGGAAGCCCAGGGCCTGACCATGTACGGCCAGATGACCGCGGGGTCCTGGATCTACATCGGCACACAGGGAATCCTGCAGGGCACGTACGAAACCTTCGCCGCCGTCGCGAAGAAGCGGTTCGGTGGCAGCCTCAAGGGCACGCTCACCGTCACCGCCGGTCTCGGCGGCATGGGCGGCGCGCAGCCGCTGGCCGTCACCATGAACGACGGCGTCGCGCTGGTCATCGAATGCGACCCGCAGCGCGCCCACCGCCGCGTCGAGACCCGCTACCTCGACGAGGTCGCCGACGACCTCGACGACGCGATCCGCCGGGTGGAGGCCGCGAAGAAGGAAAAGCGCGCGCTGTCCGTCGGCGTGGTCGGCAACGCCGCAGAGGTGCTTCCCGAACTGCTGCGCCGTGGTGTCGAGGTCGACATCGTCACGGACCAGACCTCCGCGCACGACCCGCTTTCCTATCTGCCCAAGGGTATCGGCGTCGACGAGTGGCAGGACTACGCGGACAAGAAGCCCGACGAGTTCACCGAGCGCGCCCGCGAGTCGATGGCGGAGCACGTCGAGGCGATGCTCGGCTTCCTCGACAAGGGCGCCGAGGTCTTCGACTACGGCAACTCCCTGCGCGGCGAGGCGAAACTCGGCGGCTGCGAGCGCGCGTTCGATTTCCCGGGATTCGTGCCCGCCTACATCCGCCCGCTGTTCTGCGAGGGCAACGGCCCGTTCCGCTGGGCGGCGCTGTCCGGTGACCCCGAGGACATCGCGGCGACCGACCGCGCGATGCTGGAACTGTTCCCGGAGAACGAATCCCTCGCGCGCTGGATCCGGCTGGCCGGGGAGCGCGTCGCCTTCCAGGGGCTTCCGTCGCGGATCTGCTGGCTCGGCTACGGCGAGCGGCACCTCGCGGGCCTGCGGTTCAACGAGATGGTGGCCAGCGGTGAGCTGAAGGCGCCGGTCGTCATCGGCCGTGACCACCTCGACTCGGGCAGCGTCGCCTCGCCGTACCGCGAGACCGAGGGCATGGCCGACGGTTCCGACGCGATCGCCGACTGGCCGCTGCTGAACGCGCTGGTCAACACCTCGTCGGGCGCCAGCTGGGTCTCGATCCACCACGGCGGCGGCGTCGGCATGGGCCGCTCCATCCACGCGGGCCAGGTCAGCGTGGCAGACGGAACCTTGCTGGCGGCGCAGAAACTCGAACGCGTGCTCACCAACGACCCGGGCATGGGCGTCATCCGGCACGTCGACGCCGGCTACGACCGTGCCGCCGAAGTCGCCGACGAGCGTGGCGTGCGCGTGCCGATGCGGGACGCCGAGTGA
- the hutH gene encoding histidine ammonia-lyase — protein MPETVLLGSEPLRPEQVVAVARDHSPVAVSEAAEKNLAATRQHIDNLAHAETPTYGVSTGFGALATRHIPLESRTALQRSLIRSHAAGAGPVVETEVVRALMLLRLRTLASGYTGIRPQTAQALAALLNAGITPLVHEYGSLGCSGDLAPLAAVALALMGEGEVEYNGEVVPAGVALKHAGIEPVVLAEKEGLALTNGTDGMLGMLLLAAADLRKLLDTADITAAMSVEALLGTDRAFAADLQALRPHPGQALSAQRMWTALQDSKIVESHRGPDCNRVQDAYSLRCAPQVHGGARDSLTHAELVAERELHSAVDNPVVLSDGRVESNGNFHGAPVAYVLDFLAIPLADVASIAERRTDRMLDKARSHGLPPFLAFDPGVDSGHMIAQYTQAAVVSELKRLAVPASVDSIPSSAMQEDHVSMGWSAARKLRKAVEGLNTVLAIELLTAARALDMRAPLVPSPVTGRVRDLVRTKVEGPGPDRHLAPEIAAAEELVASGAVLAAAKLEV, from the coding sequence ATGCCGGAAACCGTACTTCTGGGCTCCGAACCGCTTCGGCCCGAACAGGTCGTCGCGGTCGCCCGTGACCACTCGCCCGTCGCGGTCAGCGAAGCGGCCGAGAAGAACCTCGCCGCGACGCGGCAGCACATCGATAACCTCGCGCACGCCGAGACGCCGACGTACGGCGTTTCGACGGGCTTCGGGGCGCTCGCCACCAGGCACATCCCGCTCGAGAGCCGCACCGCGCTCCAGCGGTCGCTGATCCGGTCGCATGCGGCGGGGGCGGGCCCGGTCGTGGAGACCGAGGTCGTGCGCGCGCTGATGCTGCTGCGTCTCCGCACCCTCGCCAGCGGGTACACCGGCATCCGGCCGCAGACCGCGCAAGCGCTTGCGGCCCTGCTCAACGCCGGGATCACCCCGCTCGTTCACGAGTACGGCTCGCTCGGCTGCTCCGGTGACCTCGCGCCCCTCGCCGCTGTCGCGCTCGCGCTGATGGGAGAGGGCGAAGTCGAGTACAACGGCGAAGTCGTCCCGGCCGGCGTAGCGCTGAAGCACGCTGGGATCGAGCCGGTCGTTCTCGCGGAGAAGGAGGGTCTCGCCCTTACGAACGGGACCGACGGCATGCTCGGCATGCTCCTGCTCGCCGCGGCCGACCTCCGCAAGCTGCTCGACACCGCCGACATCACCGCGGCGATGAGCGTCGAAGCGCTCCTCGGCACCGACCGCGCCTTCGCGGCCGACCTCCAGGCGCTGCGTCCGCACCCCGGTCAAGCGCTCAGCGCCCAACGCATGTGGACGGCGCTTCAGGACTCGAAGATCGTCGAGAGCCACCGCGGTCCGGACTGCAATCGCGTCCAGGACGCGTACTCGCTCCGCTGCGCGCCCCAGGTGCACGGCGGCGCGCGGGACAGTCTCACGCACGCCGAACTCGTCGCCGAGCGTGAGCTTCACTCCGCGGTCGACAACCCGGTCGTGCTGTCCGACGGCCGAGTCGAGTCGAATGGCAACTTCCACGGCGCGCCGGTCGCGTACGTGCTCGACTTCCTGGCCATCCCGCTCGCGGACGTCGCGAGCATCGCCGAGCGCCGCACGGACCGGATGCTCGACAAGGCCCGCTCGCACGGCCTGCCGCCGTTCCTCGCGTTCGACCCCGGCGTCGATTCCGGCCACATGATCGCCCAGTACACGCAGGCGGCCGTGGTCAGCGAGCTCAAACGGCTCGCGGTGCCGGCGTCGGTCGATTCGATCCCCAGCAGCGCCATGCAGGAGGACCACGTCTCCATGGGCTGGTCCGCCGCGCGCAAGCTGCGCAAGGCCGTCGAGGGCCTCAACACCGTCCTCGCCATCGAACTGCTCACCGCCGCGCGCGCCCTCGACATGCGCGCGCCCCTGGTCCCGTCGCCGGTCACCGGCCGGGTCCGGGATCTCGTCCGCACCAAGGTCGAGGGCCCCGGCCCCGACCGTCATCTGGCGCCGGAGATCGCCGCCGCCGAAGAACTCGTCGCGTCGGGTGCCGTCCTCGCCGCGGCCAAACTGGAGGTCTGA
- a CDS encoding IclR family transcriptional regulator, with the protein MGESSEVPALRRGLGILRALAARPGPVSAAAIARELGLPRSTTYHLLAELEDAGFVTHLPAERRYGLGIAAFELGSAYLRHDPLERLALPLLRKLADRVGHTAHLGVLHGNESLYLVKERPTRPETLVTEVGVRLPGQLTASGRAMLRHLPSPHVRALFPNASAFVLRTGRGPRTLAELRRTLNEEGRLGWAVEDGHVTEGFASVACPVFDHGGRPMAAISVTLRHLCPGAEGCEETWPGLAEEVRLTAAELTTRIGGQMR; encoded by the coding sequence ATGGGTGAGAGCAGCGAGGTCCCGGCTCTGCGACGCGGCCTCGGCATCCTTCGCGCCCTCGCCGCGCGGCCGGGCCCGGTGTCGGCGGCCGCGATCGCGCGCGAACTCGGCCTACCGCGTTCGACGACGTATCACCTGCTCGCCGAACTGGAGGACGCCGGTTTCGTGACGCACTTGCCCGCCGAGCGCCGCTACGGCCTCGGTATCGCCGCGTTCGAGCTCGGCTCGGCTTACCTGCGTCACGACCCGCTTGAGCGGCTCGCGCTCCCGCTGCTGCGCAAACTCGCCGACCGCGTCGGCCACACCGCGCATCTGGGCGTGCTTCACGGCAACGAGTCGCTCTACCTGGTCAAAGAGCGCCCCACCCGCCCGGAAACCCTGGTGACCGAGGTCGGCGTCCGGCTGCCTGGCCAGCTCACGGCCTCGGGCAGGGCGATGCTCCGCCATCTGCCGTCGCCGCACGTCCGCGCGCTCTTCCCGAACGCGTCGGCGTTCGTCCTGCGCACCGGTCGCGGCCCGCGCACCCTCGCCGAACTGCGCCGAACGCTGAACGAGGAGGGCAGGCTCGGCTGGGCGGTCGAAGACGGCCACGTCACCGAAGGATTCGCCTCGGTGGCCTGCCCGGTCTTCGACCACGGCGGCCGGCCGATGGCCGCGATCAGCGTCACCCTCCGCCACCTCTGCCCGGGAGCCGAGGGATGTGAGGAGACTTGGCCGGGCCTCGCCGAGGAGGTCCGCCTGACCGCGGCCGAACTGACCACCCGGATCGGGGGTCAGATGCGCTGA
- a CDS encoding sensor domain-containing protein, translating to MSSLAAERELSRSDPSFGGSLVYLLMNLPMGIVAFALLMSFFWVGIGTAIVWIGLPILALVILSVRGAARMERARVYALLDRYIDLPYLPLPVAGQSVRWKARLKDGSTWRDLAYFFLLFPLGIIEFVLVTAFWATSLGLAGLPIHYRFLPGGEYRFPTWENAWFTVDSTVSALPWAALGVLCIALSVALTKALAGMHARLATALLGPTHAQRRRLEDSWGEVHG from the coding sequence ATGAGCTCGCTAGCGGCCGAGCGGGAGCTGAGCAGGTCCGATCCGTCGTTCGGCGGCTCGCTGGTCTACCTGCTGATGAACCTGCCGATGGGCATCGTGGCGTTCGCGCTCTTGATGTCGTTCTTCTGGGTGGGCATCGGCACGGCGATCGTCTGGATAGGGCTGCCGATCCTCGCGCTGGTGATCCTGTCGGTCCGCGGCGCGGCCCGGATGGAACGCGCCAGGGTGTACGCGCTGCTCGACCGCTACATCGACCTGCCGTATCTCCCGCTGCCCGTCGCCGGCCAGTCCGTGCGCTGGAAGGCGCGGCTGAAGGACGGCTCGACCTGGCGCGACCTCGCCTACTTCTTCCTGCTCTTCCCACTCGGCATCATCGAGTTCGTCCTGGTCACGGCGTTCTGGGCGACCAGCCTCGGCCTCGCCGGCCTGCCGATCCACTACCGCTTCCTGCCCGGCGGCGAGTACCGCTTCCCGACCTGGGAAAACGCGTGGTTCACCGTCGATTCGACGGTCTCGGCGCTGCCTTGGGCGGCGCTCGGGGTGCTCTGCATCGCGCTGTCGGTAGCGTTGACGAAGGCGCTGGCCGGGATGCACGCCCGGCTGGCGACGGCGCTGCTCGGGCCGACCCACGCCCAGCGCCGCCGTCTGGAGGATTCATGGGGCGAGGTTCACGGATGA